Proteins from one Penicillium digitatum chromosome 2, complete sequence genomic window:
- a CDS encoding Polynucleotidyl transferase, ribonuclease H fold, giving the protein MIVEKRSDWLTSWETMQKWCKRAKMPEANDVKNQFLDAISVMSPNFHETWVLRLQDKGDIEFTELLNRYKAHWKITYGKQASQRGISKAVFATWQGHEEVKPNETKQEETPLGDRACPCGRGFKKHQPWKCWEIFEDIRPKNYKPVASARQKWEKAMKANPTWKALVEKERTEMSQSKKPTEQANVTLGGEAFGFFTTPAIPTKISEIPTEKRWVVDTGAQVHVCNDRRLFVTFEDAQSVVKVGDTETSVKGIGTIVIYGVSPVTKNPVRMELYNTRYSPNFHSNLISHGLMMKASLLVNFRSNCIETTEGRQGFQYPKLSPENLILATKKSAQEPRSEGSIHTWHRRLGHVGTERIEKLAEMTEGITIESNPGKKKQAKHMVCSEGYTSTWYKTKQHTMVIFG; this is encoded by the exons ATGATTGTCGA AAAACGATCCGAC TGGCTTACCAGTTGGGAGACAATGCAAAAGTGGTGCAAGCGAGCCAAAATGCCAGAAGCAAACGATGTTAAGaaccaatttcttgatgcAATCTCCGTCATGTCACCTAACTTTCATGAGACATGGGTCTTGAGATTGCAAGACAAGGGTGACATCGaattcactgagcttcttaaTCGGTATAAAGCTCATTGGAAGATCACATACGGCAAGCAAGCTAGCCAAAGGGGGATCTCAAAAGCAGTCTTTGCAACATGGcaaggtcatgaagaagtgaagcccaatgaaacaaagcaagaagagacacCCCTAGGAGACAGAGCATGCCCTTGCGGAAGGGGTttcaaaaaacaccaaccatggaaatgctgggaaatctttgaagacatacgaccaaagaactacaaaccagtagcgtcagcaagacagaaatgggagaaagcTATGAAAGCGAACCCTACCTGGAAAGctcttgttgaaaaggagagaacagaaatgagccagagcaagaaacccaccgaacaagcaaatgttacgcttggaggagaagcttttggttttttcacCACCCCGGCCATACCCACCAAAATCAGTGAGATACCAACCGAAAAAAGGTGGGTAGTCGACACCGGCGCACAGGTTCATGTGTGCAATGACCGAAGGTTATTTGTGACTTTCGAGGACGCCCAGAGCGTAGTGAAGGTAGGTGACACAGAAACAAGTGTCAAAGGAATCGGCACTATAGTCATCTATGGTGTTAGCCCGGTCACAAAGAACCCAGTGAGGATGGAGTTGTATAACACAAGATACTCTCCGAACTTCCACAGTAATCTGATATCccatggattgatgatgaaagcCAGCTTGCTCGTTAATTTCAGGAGCAACTGCATTGAAACCACTGAAGGGAGACAG GGTTTTCAATACCCTAAGTTGTCACCTGAAAACTTGATCCTCGCCACGAAGAAATCAGCTCAAGAACCAAGATCCGAAGGATCTATTCATACCTGGCATAGACGCCTTGGTCACGTTGGGACCGAGCGTATCGAAAAGCTTGCAGAGATGACTGAGGGCATCACCATTGAAAGCAaccctggcaagaagaagcag GCCAAGCATATGGTGTGTTCGGAAGGGTACACTTCGACTTGGTACAAAACCAAACAGCACACAATGGTCATATTTGGTTAA
- a CDS encoding Cyclin-like F-box — translation MESGKAAASPYECEKVHEIDIISIASYHRRDFDLAVARTNRRDHEKVRSSLLRTISTTSSTLGNLQSLPLEIVYEICFLLDIRSLLNFRHANRRAQQIVRVTRGYEATITHALEAFTLYEGLSSLRLLWWLYFPSLIYEVLFFLYSGRFASLNLTCSEKKRQIEPGQPI, via the exons ATGGAATCCGGCAAAGCAGCAGCTTCTCCTTATGAGTGCGAAAAAGTGCATGAAATCGATATTATCAGCATCGCTTCATATCACCGGCGTGACTTCGATCTAGCGGTGGCCAGAACAAACCGCCGTGACCATGAAAAGGTACGCAGCTCGCTGCTTCGAACCATCTCTACTACTTCCTCAACACTTGGAAATCTTCAATCTTTACCGCTTGAAATTGTCTATGAGATATGCTTCCTACTTGATATTCGGTCTTTGCTCAATTTTCGTCATGCCAATCGCCGTGCCCAACAAATTGTCAGAGTAACTCGTGGTTACGAAGCGACAATTACCCATGCTCTTGAGGCCTT CACTCTGTACGAGGGACTGTCATCTCTGCGGCTCCTTTGGTGGCTTTATTTTCCTTCCCTCATTTATGAAGTGTTGTTTTTCTTGTATTCGGGAAGATTCGCTTCCCTCAATCTTACCTGTTCTGAAAAGAAGCGTCAAATCGAGCCCGGGCAGCCTATCTAG